TAGGTGGGGCATCATTTTTGTCTCTTATTGTTTAAGCATTTTTGTTTTTATAACCGAATTTACAACAAAAATGATTTTTAGCTACCAAGCTTTTAGCTACTAAATATTATTGGTAGCAATTAATTATATTTTGCTACTAAATTATGGTAGCAAAATAATTTagttacaaaatataaaaatataagacCAAATATTTCTACTACTAAAATTATTAGTAGCTATTTACTAAATTTAGCTACCCATTTTCTTTTGGTAGCTAAATCTATTGGCGCCAAAATATAAAATTCACAACTTTATATATTATTTGCTACTATTTTGTTTTGGTAGCAAAACATACATTGTTTAGCTACTAATCATTTAGTAGCAAAAAGTAAAagttatttttgttaaattattgAAAAATTTTGCtactaattatttatttgtagcAAAAATAATATTTGAACATCAATATTATGCTACTAAATTATTAGTAGCTAAAAGTATACAACATATAACACACTATTTAATAATAACTTAGTAAATCATACTTCTGCTTAATAAATCATACTTCTACTTAATTATAATTGTACATCCACCCACTACTATGTCTCCCACACGCGATCTCACCACTAATACTCACTCTCTAGAAACTGCTCCCATTTATAGAatatatcatcaatatataaatatatgtatatatatatgcatatataaataattaaatacttATCATTCTTGACATTGGAGCAAAGGAATCAAGCAATGtcacatctctctctctcatataaTTCCTCTACCAGCAACATATATATCTCTctcttataattatatatttcttTTCTCTGCAATGTCTTACTCGAAAATGTATGTATGTAGTTCAGTTATTTCATTGATAATTcatcataattatatatttttttcattgtaCAGAGTTGGCACAAAAAATTGAAGATGTTTATAATGTTAGCTGGTAGATTGAAGATTAATAGCTGCTATTCTACACTTGAATTTGGAGGAAAGCCACTATGCATTACACGATTTTGTAATTTCTTTTGTTAATTAATCCAGCAATCCTTGCATCTTGTATATGAATTTTGTACCTTGTAAAGttgtaatatttttaattaatctaACCTTCTTTGTTTTCGTCATCAATGTAATGTATACAGTATATATTTATCataagtttatatttattttgatatttttcatgatattttatttatattaaaattattgaataattataattaattaattgcaaaAAGAACAAAGAAAAAATACAATACAAATTACCAAATAAAAATATTTGTCAATTTGCTagtagaaaatatttttttaactaccaattttaaaatatattgctACCAattaatataccatcaaaatCATATTACTAATTAATCATTCTGATAATTACTGGATGAAAACATTTGCTACCATTTTGTGGTAGCAAAAACAAAATTAGTGATGGAAAATCTAAATATTTTGCTACTAAATATAATATGTATTGCTATAAAAAATTAGTAGCAAATAAAGAGTACTTGCTACTAATTTTTTCGGTAGCAAAATACTTTTAACGACGGGATATTAGCTACGCACTAGCTACCAAAAAATTTTAGTAGAAAAAATTATATTAGCTaccaaaaaaatattatttgCTACTAATATATTAGTAGCTAAAAGACTTATTTTTTGTAGTCCGTTTACATGATAATTATAGTAGatatttcattaattttttaaaaattatgaataattactGTGCTGAAATCAGTGTTCAAACAATCAGCTGTAAGagtgctttatttttttttttatacgtgtGTAAAGTAAAAACTTTTGAACTCGACaccataaattatttaaaattttttaaaaattagtaGAATGTCTGTTATAACTATTATATACACAGTCAAATTAAGCcaaaaataaaaacttattttgccGTCAAGCtccatataaatataattatgtcGGGTACCAATAAGTATCATGTTATTGACTAATAAGCACTTTGACAAAATCTAAAGCTTACGAAAGTTCAAGCGTAAATTAAAATACTtggtgatgaggaggaaaatcaTCGACCATGCAGGTAATGTAAGTTAGATTTATGCACAAACTATTTTGTGGTCCATATATTTATTAGAGTGGGTCAAGTCGTTCAAAAGACTGTTTAACTTAGTCTCATTAAATGTATTATACTCGTAAGTAGTTCCGGCTCCTTGAAAAATATGGTAACTGAAATTTCTTGACAACCTACGAAACATATGTTTAACGTACGAGAATTGGACCAACTCATCAAAAGTATAGTCAAAGTCCGTCAAGGATGGATGCATGTGCGCGTTACTACTATTCAAGTTTACTATATACATTTCTACTAGTACCGCGTTTGGTCGGAGTTTGGCTTTATTTAAACTATCTACTACTCCCACGCAAAATGTGGTAATATTATATAACAAAAAGATTAAAGTAATTATTtcgaaaattaattaattcttcacaaaaaaaaatgataaccAAAAGAATTAAAGTTTGAAGGTTTGAAGAGGGAGTGAGTCTTGCATGGATTCAAAACTTCAATTTTGATGGTCAATTCAAAGTATAATTCCCCCTAAGCCACGACACATTTAATCAACTATGTAAAATGCCTCAGATATTACCATATATATATGAAATGTTAGTCGATCAGTTTAGTAACCATACAAATATCTTTCTTTTTGTATGTTCCAAAACTTTATATATATTCTCCGTATACTATACATACCCACCATCAGATTCAGGTTTGCCTTTTCTCTTCTTTACTTAATTCTATTGTGACGATATATATTTGCTTTTGTACTATACATTTAAGTACATATATGTGGACTGCTACTACAATTATTATCTACACTTCATTGCTTTCTCTGTctatctttttctctctcttcatCATTGTTGCGTAGTTCCCAATTTAGTGTTTAACTCAGTCTTCATGTAAACATTCCACAAAAAGTTCatcattattttgaaaataaaatagtaCTAATTACATAATATTTCTAAACCTTACGTATTTGAATGTGTGCCCCCGGGAATGATAGTTTGggatccaattttttttttaatacattaaTGATGATTATAAGTACTAAGGCAGGTCAATcgaataatgtttttttttcttctcatttgGACGAGTGAAAAAGGTTAAAAAGCTTTGTATCGATAATTTCACTCAGTGCGGGAGGCCCCGTTTATACAGATGCCTATTATTGATCTTTAAAATCTTTTTGCAAGTGTAGTTCTTTACACGAAAAGTTTCTCGCCACAATATAGTTTTTGATACGCGCGTACCCCCCACAAAATGAATTAGTCTCTTTATACATTGTGATGCAACTGATGgagaattattatatatgtaattGGCTGTGTTTGCCAAATGGTTCCAAACTGATCATGTATTTGCTATACTTTATTATTATATAGATAAGAACAAGAGCAAAAGTCTGGTCTTGCAACTTCATCAATGGCCGTAGAGCAACTAGTTGTAACTGCCGATCATCAGAAGGAAATCCAAAATGGAAAAATACTTCATGCAATTAATGACGAATTTGGTGGGGTCATCGTTGAAGTGAATGAACCAATGGATCCTAATGTCTTTCATTCAAAACTCAAAACTTCGGTTTCGCATTGGAGACGGCAGGTAGTGCCGGCTCTTGTTATAAAAATACTATTATATACATTAGCTAAAATTGAacctttttaataatttttttttttttgatgatccTTTCGCATGATCTGTAGGGGAAAAAAGGTGTTTGGATCAAATTGCCTATTAAGCTAGTTAGTCTCGTTGAACCTGCTGTCAAGGTAAgtttaataatatattatagtATCAAAATTCGAATCTTGGTACGTACatgaaaaatttatatataaacacGCCTCAATAATTTTGACGATAATATTGTTGTTTATCTTGAACAGGAAGGATTTTGGTATCACCACGCTGAACCATCGTACAGTATGCTAGTGTACTGGATTCCTATAAGGGGCAACACTCTTCCTGCAAATGCCACTCACCGAGTGAGTATTGGTGCATTTGTCATGAATAAAAACAGAGAGGTATCTTTCAGAAATTTGTCCTATGCACACCTGTtgtctttctatccttaattatTTGGCTTCTTCCAAATCATCTACACTTCTAATTAATACTTCATCTCATGATGTCATATATACTTTCATCCAATTTGGCCTTAATTAATTACTACagtgattatatatatttatatgatgtaTGTATGTATCTTCTACGTACCTGAGTTAAGAAAATTTCAATTGTATATAGGTGCTAGTTGTCAAGGAAAAGATTGGAAATTTGCAGGGCATGTGGAAGTTCCCTACTGGAACGGTTAATCAGGTacacatatattttttcttttttgcatTACTTCTTATTATTTTTACTGAAAATATTATTAGTGTATGACATATAAAATTATCAATTGAGATGGAATCACGTATTAGTCAAACTTTTTACCGCTACGATTATAATTTCTGCAATTGCTATCCATACCTTAAAACACTTTCCTACATCTTACTGTCTAAACTACATTTTATTATACATTATACATTCTACATTCCATTATAAATTCTTACAAAAGCTCTGTATATATACATCAACACACGAAGCCATTATTGCTTAAGTTTTCCCTTTTATCACTGCAGGGAGAAAATATACGTGACGCTGCCGTGAGAGAAGTGAAAGAAGAAACCGGAGTAAgaacattttattattataacaaattttatattttagaaaatatcaTTATATAACTTTACAATATATTATAATTGTTACACACTGaaacttttatttattaatttactttATGGTTATTAATTCAGATTGATTCGGAGTTCATGGAAATACTTAGTTTCAAGTACGGGTTTTGCTTTCCAATTTTGCTACTtgatttatatttaatatatatatatatacgtatattTATAGGGTAACATGAATTCATTGTCGACAGGGAAAGGCATAAGGCATTTTTTGAGAAGTCGGATATTTTCTTTGTGTGCATACTACAACCGAAATCTTTTGACATCCAGATACAGGAATCAGAGATAGAGGGAGCAAAGGTAATAATTCAATACTAATTAAAATGTTGAGGTGatcatttgttttattttatgtataaATAATTTGTATGAATATTGTGTTTGCATGCAGTGGATGCCATTGGAGAAGTATGTAACTCAAGAGTACGTCCAAAACAACAAGTTCATGAAAGACGTCACAGAAAAATACAGAGAAAAAGTGGATGGAgtttcaaaaaattaaaaaaagtactGGACGGAGGAGTTTACACACCATTTTCTCCTGTGCTTACGGGCTCTGGTTTCTTTGGAGTAAAAAAAGTGGATGATCAATATCCTTGTCTCTTTAGTCCACTCAGCAGCTAATATTATCTTCAGTCATAGCCGTTAGCTTAAatgttcttttatttttcttttccgTTTCagattctttatttattttttatgttcaATTTGCAATCTCTATATATAATAAGAAGTGTATAGGCCGACGAATTAAAGGAAGTGAAAATTAAaggaagaaaaagtaaaaaagagaGGAGCACGTATGAAAATGACAGTACAAATAAAAGaagattatatataaattaagagTAAAAAGTGTGGGATTATTTCTATTTGTATTTTATAGGAGAAAAGGTCTTTATGTtataataagataaaaaaaatggcCCATGCAGGTCTCGAACCTGCGACCTTCGCGTTATTAGCACGACGCTCTAACCAGCTGAGCTAATAGGCCAATTTGTTAGTTTttaatttcattaattaaatatcAATGATCTTTTGATTTAGTGAATGCAAATAAAACCAAATACCTCTTATCTTGTTTGGTAAAGATGATATAAAAA
This genomic interval from Humulus lupulus chromosome 8, drHumLupu1.1, whole genome shotgun sequence contains the following:
- the LOC133793502 gene encoding nudix hydrolase 2; translated protein: MAVEQLVVTADHQKEIQNGKILHAINDEFGGVIVEVNEPMDPNVFHSKLKTSVSHWRRQGKKGVWIKLPIKLVSLVEPAVKEGFWYHHAEPSYSMLVYWIPIRGNTLPANATHRVSIGAFVMNKNREVLVVKEKIGNLQGMWKFPTGTVNQGENIRDAAVREVKEETGIDSEFMEILSFKERHKAFFEKSDIFFVCILQPKSFDIQIQESEIEGAKWMPLEKYVTQEYVQNNKFMKDVTEKYREKVDGVSKN